A genomic stretch from Arachis stenosperma cultivar V10309 chromosome 3, arast.V10309.gnm1.PFL2, whole genome shotgun sequence includes:
- the LOC130965728 gene encoding uncharacterized protein LOC130965728, whose amino-acid sequence MADEHIHTPSSTNQTEILAINKALKAENQRMAELLWQMEHDRSKIEHKSAENKDNNDEHTSETKHTITKVTKTTTKKRTNPFAKEVMSFEMPQNFTLPSTLKPYNGIGDPNVHVTKFQAMMFMNKDSDPIICRTFPTFLDGAALIWFFNLREGSILNFDELADQFVNHFAASKIYVHNSDYLSTIKQGPNESLKDYMTRFAEATNEIHNLNPEVHLHALKSGLQPRKFQESIVIAKPKTLAEFREKATTHIEVEEFRALRRANKPISNREEERRNRQSNGRTDQRTSRLTPKFDNYTTLNAKREDIIKDILNSKLIKPPNRAGTYQDQRHVDRSKYCAFYQKYGHTTDDCIIARDVLEKLARQRLLDKYIDSRGRKRSTDDLGQQSKTTDNSRDKGKKVDTDINPPRRIINCISGGFAGGGCTNSARKRSYRAMMTMTKSTPSKPINRDKPEISFLPKNYEANDQNLDDPVIITA is encoded by the coding sequence ATGGCAGACGAGCACATCCACACTCCCTCGAGCACCAATCAGACCGAAATCTTGGCAATCAACAAAGCCCTCAAGGCTGAAAACCAAAGAATGGCCGAGCTCCTGTGGCAAATGGAGCACGACCGAAGTAAAATAGAACACAAAAGTGCCGAAAACAAAGACAACAATGATGAGCATACCTCGGAAACTAAACACACAATCACTAAAGTCACCAAAACAACCACCAAAAAGAGAACCAACCCCTTCGCAAAAGAAGTCATGAGTTTCGAAATGCCCCAAAACTTCACCTTACCGTCAACCTTAAAACCCTACAATGGAATAGGAGATCCGAATGTCCACGTCACCAAATTCCAAGCCATGATGTTCATGAATAAGGATTCCGACCCGATTATATGCCGTACCTTCCCAACTTTCCTAGATGGAGCCGCCCTAATTTGGTTTTTCAACCTCCGTGAAGGTTCCATTTTGAACTTTGACGAACTAGCAGACCAGTTCGTCAACCACTTCGCCGCATCCAAAATATATGTCCACAACTCTGATTACCTAAGCACCATCAAACAGGGACCAAACGAAAGCCTAAAAGATTACATGACCAGGTTTGCCGAAGCAACCAACGAGATACATAACCTAAACCCCGAAGTCCACCTCCACGCCTTAAAGAGCGGTCTCCAACCAAGAAAATTTCAAGAATCCATAGTCATCGCAAAGCCAAAGACCCTGGCCGAGTTCCGCGAAAAAGCAACGACACATATCGAAGTCGAAGAATTCCGAGCACTGCGAAGAGCAAATAAACCTATCTCAAACAGAGAGGAGGAAAGGCGAAACAGGCAATCAAACGGCAGAACAGATCAGAGAACGTCCAGGTTAACACCCAAATTCGACAACTACACCACCCTAAATGCAAAAAGGGAGGACATCATAAAGGACATATTGAACTCAAAACTCATCAAACCCCCAAACAGGGCCGGTACATATCAGGACCAACGACACGTGGACAGGTCAAAATACTGCGCCTTCTACCAAAAGTATGGTCACACTACAGACGACTGCATAATTGCTAGAGATGTCCTCGAAAAGCTCGCCCGCCAGAGACTGCTAGACAAATACATTGACAGTCGAGGACGAAAACGTAGCACAGACGATCTCGGCCAACAATCCAAAACAACTGACAATTCCCGAGATAAGGGGAAAAAGGTAGATACAGATATCAATCCACCTCGCAGAATAATAAACTGTATTTCTGGTGGTTTTGCAGGAGGCGGATGTACAAATTCGGCAAGGAAAAGATCATACCGAGCCATGATGACAATGACAAAATCAACTCCATCCAAACCTATCAACAGAGATAAACCAGAGATCTCATTCCTCCCCAAAAACTATGAGGCAAATGATCAGAACCTGGACGACCCCGTCATCATTACTGCGTAG
- the LOC130970207 gene encoding U11/U12 small nuclear ribonucleoprotein 25 kDa protein, producing the protein MDAEGSSQSQLKIPDAAARESSNSSAPSNQIDVGEYEYNEGGLKKAKLQSMLRVLLDDPLLSDVPKNPTLADVDTLLSLELGSAMRLSVLKLDGTSFEVTVMNSATVKDLKLAIKKKVNDMEQSGLGHRHISWKHVWANYCLAYHNNKLLHDDDLLQNFGIRNNSQVHFVSFVMTKESRRHSKRRKHRFFHGLNKLSHEKNCED; encoded by the exons ATGGATGCAGAAGGGAGTTCCCAAAGCCAACTAAAAATTCCAGATGCAGCTGCAAGAGAGAGTAGCAACTCTTCTGCACCATCAAATCAA ATTGATGTGGGAGAGTATGAATACAATGAAGGTGGTTTGAAGAAGGCAAAACTGCAATCAATGCTGAGAGTGTTGTTGGATGATCCTCTGCTGTCTGATGTCCCCAAGAATCCGACCTTGGCAGATGTTGATACCCTCCTCAGCCTTGAACTTGGCAGTGCCATGCGTCTCTCTGTCTTAAAACTAGATGGAACTTCATTTG AGGTGACAGTGATGAATTCAGCAACAGTCAAAGATTTAAAACTTGCTATCAAGAAAAAAGTGAATGACATGGAGCAATCCGGTTTGGGTCATCGCCATATTTCTTG GAAGCATGTATGGGCAAATTATTGCTTGGCATATCATAACAACAAACTCCTACATGATGATGATCTGCTTCAGAATTTTGGCATACGTAATAATTCCCAG GTGCATTTTGTGTCCTTTGTCATGACCAAAGAGTCTCGTAGGCATTCAAAGAGGAGAAAGCATCGCTTTTTTCATGGCCTTAATAAGCTTTCACATGAAAAAAATTGTGAAGACTGA